One window of the Mycobacterium xenopi genome contains the following:
- a CDS encoding MmpS family transport accessory protein: protein MRRRWMVLVAAMVVGVAGFGVYRLHGIFGSHNDTSTPTGVLSESVPFNPKHVVYEVFGDPGAVATINYQDIHAAPQRVDRAPLPWKYEAVTTDPAVIANLTAQGNSSTLGCRITINDEVKDERIVNEVNAYTFCLDKSG, encoded by the coding sequence ATGAGACGCAGGTGGATGGTGCTGGTCGCGGCGATGGTGGTCGGTGTCGCCGGGTTCGGCGTCTATCGGCTGCACGGCATCTTCGGCTCGCACAACGACACCTCCACTCCGACCGGCGTGCTCAGCGAAAGCGTCCCGTTCAACCCCAAGCATGTGGTCTACGAGGTCTTCGGCGATCCCGGGGCGGTGGCGACCATCAACTACCAGGACATCCATGCCGCGCCGCAGCGAGTGGACCGCGCCCCACTGCCGTGGAAGTACGAGGCCGTGACCACCGACCCCGCGGTAATCGCCAACCTGACGGCGCAAGGCAACAGCAGCACACTTGGCTGCCGGATCACCATCAACGACGAGGTCAAGGACGAGAGGATTGTCAACGAAGTGAACGCCTATACGTTCTGCCTGGACAAGTCCGGATGA
- a CDS encoding cutinase family protein, with the protein MISAPVAPASAQPCPDVEVVFARGTAEPPGVGGVGQAFVDALNAQVGSRSVSVYPVNYAASSDFGSGIDFARTFVDGLYDAGGHIASTAANCPNTRIVLGGYSQGAALAGFVTSAAIPKEVPAQYVEYLPKPLPPQIANHVAAVTLFGRPSNQFLTENGAPPITIGPLYAPKTIDLCAPDDAICNGVPGGQPSFAHLAYLTNGMTNDAAAFAVSHL; encoded by the coding sequence ATGATCAGCGCACCCGTCGCACCGGCATCGGCGCAGCCGTGCCCGGACGTCGAGGTGGTGTTCGCCCGCGGCACCGCTGAACCGCCGGGTGTGGGCGGGGTCGGACAGGCATTCGTCGACGCGCTCAACGCGCAAGTCGGATCGAGGTCGGTCAGTGTGTACCCGGTCAATTACGCGGCCAGTAGCGATTTCGGGTCAGGTATCGACTTCGCCAGAACCTTTGTCGACGGGCTCTACGACGCGGGCGGTCATATCGCGTCGACGGCGGCGAACTGCCCCAACACTCGGATAGTGCTCGGCGGGTATTCCCAAGGCGCGGCACTGGCAGGCTTCGTCACCTCGGCTGCCATACCGAAGGAAGTGCCCGCTCAGTACGTCGAGTACCTGCCCAAGCCGCTGCCGCCGCAGATCGCCAATCATGTTGCGGCAGTGACGCTCTTCGGACGACCTTCGAATCAGTTTCTGACCGAGAACGGAGCGCCGCCGATCACGATCGGCCCGCTGTATGCGCCCAAGACCATCGACTTGTGCGCTCCCGACGACGCGATCTGCAATGGTGTGCCCGGTGGGCAACCTTCCTTCGCGCACCTGGCGTACCTGACGAACGGCATGACGAACGACGCCGCAGCCTTTGCCGTAAGTCACCTCTAA
- a CDS encoding TetR/AcrR family transcriptional regulator, with the protein MVVAVTQIADRAAGATPWSPRETELLAVTLQLLQEHGYDRLTVDAVAATARASKATVYRRWPSKAELVLAAFIEGIRQVAVPPETGTLRGDLLRLGELICEQAAQHATTMRAVLVEASRNRALNDVMQHEFVDQRKALIRHVLQQAVDRGEIDAAAISDELWDLLPGYLIFRSIIPGRPPTPQTVQALVDDVIVPSLTRPTG; encoded by the coding sequence ATCGTGGTCGCTGTGACCCAAATTGCCGATCGCGCAGCCGGGGCCACACCCTGGTCTCCACGGGAGACGGAGCTGCTTGCGGTGACGCTGCAGCTGCTACAGGAACACGGTTACGACCGATTGACGGTCGATGCGGTGGCGGCCACCGCGCGGGCCAGCAAGGCTACCGTCTACCGGCGCTGGCCGTCGAAAGCCGAATTGGTGTTGGCCGCGTTCATCGAGGGCATCCGCCAGGTTGCGGTCCCGCCGGAGACCGGCACGCTGCGCGGTGATTTGCTGCGGCTCGGCGAGCTGATCTGCGAGCAGGCCGCCCAGCACGCGACCACGATGCGCGCGGTGCTCGTCGAAGCATCGCGCAACCGCGCACTGAACGACGTCATGCAGCACGAGTTCGTCGACCAGCGCAAAGCCTTGATCCGCCATGTCTTGCAGCAGGCCGTCGACCGCGGCGAGATCGACGCGGCCGCCATCAGCGACGAGCTGTGGGACCTGCTACCCGGCTACCTCATCTTCCGGTCCATCATCCCCGGCCGGCCGCCGACCCCGCAGACCGTGCAGGCCTTGGTCGACGACGTGATCGTCCCGAGCCTCACGCGGCCCACCGGCTGA
- a CDS encoding NTP transferase domain-containing protein encodes MSARVVGVLLAAGAGRRYGKPKVLVDDWLATAVTALRDGGCDDIVLVLGAAEVPTPPGVTAITAPGWRDGLSASVRAGLAHAGSMQADYAVLHVVDTPDVGAAVVARVLKRALASPSGLARAYFNDRPGHPVVLARRHWAAVLASLHGDQGAAAFLRGRDDVDNVDCSDLATGRDIDEP; translated from the coding sequence ATGAGCGCGCGCGTCGTCGGGGTGCTGTTGGCCGCGGGCGCCGGACGACGGTATGGCAAACCCAAAGTCCTTGTCGACGACTGGCTGGCCACCGCGGTGACGGCCCTGCGTGACGGCGGCTGCGACGATATCGTCCTGGTGCTCGGCGCGGCCGAGGTGCCCACGCCGCCGGGTGTCACGGCGATCACCGCACCCGGCTGGCGAGACGGTCTTAGCGCTTCGGTGCGCGCCGGTCTGGCGCACGCCGGCTCCATGCAAGCCGACTACGCGGTGCTGCACGTCGTCGACACCCCCGACGTCGGCGCCGCGGTTGTCGCACGAGTTCTCAAGCGCGCCTTGGCATCTCCGAGCGGACTGGCCCGCGCCTACTTCAACGACCGGCCCGGGCATCCGGTCGTGCTGGCCCGCCGGCACTGGGCGGCTGTGTTGGCCAGCCTCCATGGCGACCAGGGCGCGGCCGCCTTTCTGCGCGGCCGCGACGACGTAGACAACGTCGACTGCAGCGACCTAGCCACCGGCCGCGACATCGACGAACCGTAG
- a CDS encoding XdhC family protein, with protein sequence MRDVLAELLPIWRAGDTAGVATVVRTTRSAPRPPGAVMMVAPDGTVTGSVSGGCVEAAVYELATDVMRTGRPELQRYGISGDDAFAVGLTCGGEIEVFAEPVSRRTFPQLQAVADDITARRPTAVATVITHPDPARVGRRLVLTADSADGSVGSARADAAVIDDARGLLAAGRTAVLTYGADGQRQDAGMEVFVASHAPPPRMLIFGAIDFAAALARQGAFLGYRVTVCDARPVFATAARFPDADEVIADWPDRYLRAQAEQGEIDSRTVVCVLTHDPKFDVPVLQVALRLPQLAYVGAMGSRRTHDDRLNRLREAGLTDAELRRLASPIGLDLGARTPEETAVSIAAEIIARCWGGGGRPLTEVDGRIHHDTTR encoded by the coding sequence GTGCGGGACGTACTGGCGGAACTGCTGCCGATCTGGCGGGCCGGTGACACGGCCGGAGTCGCGACGGTGGTGCGCACGACGCGCTCGGCGCCGCGGCCGCCGGGTGCGGTCATGATGGTCGCCCCCGACGGGACGGTGACCGGCTCGGTGTCGGGGGGCTGTGTGGAGGCGGCGGTCTACGAGCTGGCCACTGACGTGATGCGAACCGGGCGCCCGGAGCTGCAGCGCTACGGGATCAGCGGCGACGACGCGTTCGCGGTGGGGCTCACCTGCGGCGGGGAGATCGAGGTGTTCGCCGAACCGGTGTCGCGGCGCACTTTTCCGCAGCTGCAGGCGGTGGCCGACGACATCACCGCCCGCCGCCCGACCGCCGTGGCCACCGTCATCACGCATCCGGACCCGGCCCGGGTGGGACGGCGGCTGGTGCTCACCGCCGACTCGGCCGACGGCTCGGTCGGCTCGGCACGCGCCGACGCCGCTGTCATCGACGACGCTCGAGGGCTGCTCGCGGCGGGCCGGACCGCCGTGCTGACTTACGGCGCGGACGGTCAACGCCAGGACGCCGGGATGGAGGTGTTCGTCGCCAGCCATGCTCCGCCCCCGAGGATGCTGATCTTCGGCGCGATCGACTTCGCGGCGGCGCTGGCCCGCCAAGGCGCGTTCCTCGGGTACCGGGTCACCGTGTGCGACGCTCGTCCGGTGTTCGCCACCGCCGCGCGCTTCCCCGACGCCGACGAAGTGATCGCCGACTGGCCCGACCGCTACCTGCGAGCACAGGCTGAGCAGGGTGAGATCGACTCCCGCACGGTCGTGTGCGTGCTCACCCACGATCCGAAGTTCGACGTCCCCGTGCTGCAGGTGGCGCTTCGGCTTCCGCAGCTCGCCTATGTCGGGGCGATGGGGTCTCGTCGCACGCACGACGACCGGTTGAACCGGCTGCGCGAGGCCGGGCTGACCGACGCCGAATTGCGCCGGCTGGCCAGCCCGATCGGACTGGACCTAGGTGCGCGCACCCCCGAGGAGACCGCGGTGTCGATTGCTGCGGAAATCATTGCGCGCTGCTGGGGTGGCGGCGGTCGTCCGCTGACCGAAGTCGACGGTCGCATCCACCACGACACCACTCGATGA
- a CDS encoding xanthine dehydrogenase family protein molybdopterin-binding subunit — translation MTEAVAARYAGTRVQRVEDTRLLTGRGTFVDDISRPGMLHACFVRSPFARARINGIDASGALALPGVRAVFTAADLNPDVHEAWHAVAGKDVPDTPRPPLAEGEAKFVGDPVAMVVADNRYIAEDAIELVEVDYEPLPAIADFTRAEGAAVVVHEAYPDNVAGGMSGAPPDEETFAGAACVVSEHISQQIYAPVPIETRGIVVEWSSAADELTIWASTQTPHELRAFAARLLGIPAQRVRVIMRDTGGGFGQKVVPMREDMCIMLAARKVPAALKWIEDRRENLMSAGQARHVDGTARMAFDDDGAILAADINFTQDVGAYPTPYPVLTTAAIGMFFPGPYRVPKASFSYKTVFSNTAGLAAYRGPWQFESLAREVVLDIAARKLGIDPVELRRKNLLRRDEMPYLNPNGMPYDHVAPSETFEQAVKILDHEGFRKEQREALAHGRYLGLGFAAYIEPTGAATGHLATEGATIRMTPTGKINVYVNGGSTGNSIETTVVQLTADALGADIDDVATIQGDTAVTPYGAGTQGSRSGPMTAGAVNEAGTMLRSQIVAIAAHYLGVAESDVELANSRAAVRDDPTRSVGFAELAYRAYYEPQQLPPGMSASLEATARFTSQAPIHWANATHACTCEVDVETGQVKLLRYIVSEDVGPMINPNVVEGQIAGGTVQGIGGALLENMVYDDDGNPLATTFVDYLLPTASEVPPIEFGHVEIPGPGVGGYKGVGEGGAIGSAPAVINAINDALAPLGVTLTELPASPAAIVNLIEQGTKSGV, via the coding sequence ATGACTGAAGCCGTCGCGGCACGGTATGCGGGCACCCGGGTCCAGCGGGTGGAGGACACCCGGTTGCTCACCGGCCGCGGCACCTTCGTCGACGACATCTCCCGACCTGGCATGCTGCATGCCTGTTTCGTGCGCAGCCCGTTCGCGCGGGCCCGGATCAACGGCATCGACGCGTCGGGCGCGCTGGCGCTGCCCGGGGTGCGGGCGGTGTTTACCGCCGCTGACCTCAACCCCGATGTGCACGAGGCCTGGCACGCCGTGGCGGGCAAGGACGTTCCGGACACCCCGCGCCCGCCGTTGGCCGAAGGCGAGGCGAAGTTCGTCGGCGACCCGGTCGCGATGGTGGTCGCCGACAACCGCTATATCGCCGAGGACGCAATCGAATTGGTCGAGGTCGACTACGAGCCGCTGCCGGCCATCGCCGACTTCACGCGGGCGGAAGGCGCCGCGGTGGTGGTTCACGAGGCCTACCCCGACAACGTCGCCGGTGGCATGTCCGGCGCACCGCCCGACGAAGAGACCTTTGCGGGCGCCGCCTGTGTCGTGTCCGAGCACATCTCGCAGCAGATCTACGCGCCGGTGCCCATCGAGACGCGCGGCATCGTCGTCGAATGGTCCTCGGCTGCAGACGAACTCACCATCTGGGCGTCCACCCAGACACCGCACGAGCTGCGTGCGTTCGCGGCGCGGCTGCTGGGGATCCCCGCGCAGCGGGTGCGGGTGATCATGCGCGACACCGGCGGCGGCTTCGGTCAGAAAGTCGTCCCGATGCGCGAAGACATGTGCATCATGCTGGCCGCGCGCAAAGTACCCGCGGCGCTGAAGTGGATCGAAGACCGCCGCGAAAATCTGATGTCGGCCGGGCAGGCCCGCCATGTCGACGGCACCGCCCGAATGGCCTTCGACGACGACGGCGCGATCCTGGCCGCCGACATCAACTTCACCCAGGACGTCGGCGCCTATCCGACGCCCTACCCGGTGTTGACCACGGCCGCCATCGGCATGTTCTTTCCCGGCCCGTATCGCGTTCCCAAAGCCAGCTTCTCCTACAAGACGGTGTTTTCGAATACCGCTGGGCTGGCGGCCTACCGGGGCCCGTGGCAATTCGAGTCGCTGGCCCGCGAGGTCGTGCTCGACATCGCTGCCCGCAAGCTCGGCATTGATCCCGTGGAGCTGCGCCGCAAGAACCTGCTGCGCCGCGACGAGATGCCTTACCTCAACCCCAACGGGATGCCCTATGACCATGTCGCGCCGAGCGAGACCTTCGAGCAGGCCGTGAAAATCCTTGACCACGAAGGGTTTCGGAAAGAACAGCGAGAAGCCCTGGCGCACGGCCGTTACCTCGGCCTTGGCTTCGCCGCCTACATCGAACCGACCGGCGCGGCGACCGGTCACCTGGCCACCGAAGGTGCCACGATCCGCATGACGCCGACCGGAAAGATCAACGTCTACGTCAACGGTGGATCGACAGGCAACAGCATCGAAACCACCGTCGTGCAGTTGACCGCCGACGCGCTGGGCGCCGACATCGACGACGTAGCCACCATCCAGGGGGACACCGCCGTCACCCCGTACGGCGCAGGGACCCAAGGCAGCCGCAGCGGCCCGATGACCGCGGGAGCCGTCAACGAAGCGGGCACAATGCTGCGAAGTCAGATCGTGGCAATCGCCGCCCACTATCTGGGTGTTGCGGAATCCGATGTGGAGCTGGCGAATTCGCGTGCTGCTGTGCGCGACGACCCGACCAGAAGCGTGGGCTTCGCCGAGCTCGCTTATCGCGCGTACTACGAACCGCAGCAGCTGCCGCCGGGCATGTCCGCGTCGCTGGAGGCCACCGCGCGCTTCACCTCGCAGGCGCCGATCCACTGGGCCAACGCCACCCACGCCTGCACCTGCGAGGTCGACGTGGAAACCGGGCAGGTCAAGCTGCTGCGCTACATCGTCAGCGAAGACGTGGGCCCGATGATCAACCCCAATGTGGTCGAGGGCCAAATCGCCGGCGGCACAGTGCAAGGCATCGGCGGCGCGCTGCTGGAGAACATGGTCTACGACGACGACGGCAACCCCCTGGCCACCACGTTCGTCGACTATTTGCTGCCAACCGCCAGCGAGGTCCCGCCCATCGAGTTCGGCCACGTCGAAATACCCGGACCCGGTGTCGGGGGATACAAGGGCGTCGGCGAGGGAGGTGCCATCGGATCGGCGCCGGCGGTGATCAACGCGATCAACGATGCCCTGGCGCCGCTGGGTGTGACGCTCACCGAGCTGCCGGCCAGCCCCGCGGCGATCGTCAATCTGATCGAACAGGGAACTAAAAGTGGAGTTTAA
- a CDS encoding SRPBCC family protein, giving the protein MEFNNEFRVAVPAAKTWEVLTDVERVAPCLPGATVLSVDGDEFTGSVKVKVGPITVSYQGVACFQEKDAAARRLVLKATGKEARGSGTAAALVTAQLKDEGEASRVLLTTDLTISGKAAQFGRGVLADVATNLVGQFAKRLEAELLGETAGKLTHETASAATLSTSVEQESVDLVKVVALPLAKRVAPVIAGIAAGTAIGFLLGRRRAHTPPTAVLADELRGALSQLLS; this is encoded by the coding sequence GTGGAGTTTAACAACGAGTTTCGGGTCGCGGTGCCGGCCGCCAAGACGTGGGAGGTGCTCACCGACGTCGAGCGGGTCGCCCCCTGTCTGCCCGGTGCCACGGTGCTGAGCGTCGACGGCGACGAGTTCACCGGCAGCGTCAAGGTGAAGGTCGGGCCGATCACGGTGTCCTACCAAGGCGTGGCGTGCTTCCAGGAGAAGGACGCGGCCGCCCGGCGGCTGGTGCTCAAGGCCACCGGCAAGGAGGCTCGCGGCAGCGGCACCGCCGCGGCGCTGGTCACCGCGCAACTCAAGGACGAGGGTGAGGCCAGCAGGGTGCTCCTCACCACCGACCTGACCATCTCGGGCAAAGCCGCACAATTCGGCCGCGGCGTGCTGGCCGACGTCGCCACCAACCTCGTCGGGCAATTCGCCAAGCGGCTCGAGGCCGAGCTGCTGGGCGAGACCGCGGGCAAGCTTACGCATGAAACAGCCTCTGCAGCAACACTTTCCACGTCGGTTGAACAAGAGTCGGTGGATCTGGTGAAGGTGGTCGCGCTGCCGCTGGCCAAACGGGTGGCACCGGTGATCGCCGGCATCGCCGCCGGGACGGCGATCGGCTTCCTGCTGGGCCGCCGCCGGGCACACACACCACCGACCGCGGTGCTGGCCGACGAGCTGCGGGGCGCGCTGTCGCAGCTGCTGTCATGA
- a CDS encoding FAD binding domain-containing protein: MKAAPFAYHRVESVKQAVDLLDEYGDEAKILAGGQSLVPMLAMRLTHFENLVDISRVDELVGIDRLGDEVRVTAATPHVFVEMDDEVAEGVPLLTRATPLIGHFQIRNRGTLGGAIAHADPAAEYGAVALALGARMEAVSSAGSREIAADDFFTGLWENSLQSNEILTAVRFPVWGGRCGFAIEELARRHGDFAIAGAAVAVQLDGDDRVSRCGVGLLGLGSTPRRASAAEQAVVGQRVDDITAADIGHLAVSGLDDIPADLQGSARYRARVGAIMVARAWASATAEAKEQPRHA, encoded by the coding sequence ATGAAAGCCGCCCCGTTCGCCTATCACCGCGTCGAGTCGGTCAAACAGGCCGTGGACCTCCTCGACGAGTACGGCGATGAGGCGAAGATCCTGGCCGGCGGCCAGAGCCTGGTGCCGATGCTGGCCATGCGCCTGACCCACTTCGAGAACCTGGTCGACATTTCTCGCGTCGACGAGCTCGTCGGCATCGACCGGCTCGGCGACGAGGTGCGCGTCACTGCGGCCACCCCGCACGTGTTCGTCGAAATGGACGACGAGGTCGCCGAGGGAGTGCCGCTGCTTACCCGGGCCACACCGCTGATCGGGCACTTCCAGATCCGCAACCGGGGCACGCTCGGCGGGGCGATCGCGCACGCCGATCCCGCCGCGGAGTACGGCGCCGTCGCGCTCGCGCTTGGTGCCCGCATGGAGGCGGTGTCGTCTGCGGGCTCGCGCGAAATCGCCGCCGACGACTTCTTCACCGGGCTCTGGGAGAACTCGCTTCAGTCCAACGAAATACTAACGGCCGTAAGGTTTCCCGTATGGGGCGGGCGATGCGGGTTTGCCATCGAGGAGCTCGCGCGCCGGCACGGCGACTTTGCGATCGCAGGCGCCGCCGTGGCGGTCCAGCTCGACGGCGACGACCGGGTGAGCCGCTGCGGTGTGGGGCTGCTGGGGCTCGGCTCGACCCCGCGGCGCGCATCGGCCGCCGAACAGGCGGTCGTGGGCCAGCGGGTCGACGACATCACGGCGGCCGACATCGGTCACCTCGCGGTCAGTGGGCTCGACGACATCCCCGCCGACCTGCAGGGCTCGGCCCGCTACCGCGCCAGGGTCGGCGCCATCATGGTGGCGCGCGCCTGGGCGTCTGCCACCGCAGAGGCAAAGGAGCAACCCCGCCATGCATGA
- a CDS encoding (2Fe-2S)-binding protein, with amino-acid sequence MHELPVRLSVNGRSVEEAVEPRVTLADFLRETCGLTGTHLGCEHGACGACTVLLDGRAVRSCLIFAVQVDGQQVTTVEGIAGPDGELSPVQAALRECHGLQCGFCTPGFVTSITALLRDNPNPTDQEIRDGLSGNFCRCTGYQGIVNAVHRAAELMSGASARS; translated from the coding sequence ATGCATGAGCTACCGGTCCGGCTGTCGGTCAACGGGCGCAGCGTCGAAGAGGCCGTCGAACCGCGGGTGACGCTGGCCGACTTTCTACGCGAAACCTGCGGGTTGACCGGCACTCACCTGGGTTGCGAACACGGGGCGTGCGGGGCCTGCACGGTGTTGCTGGACGGCCGGGCGGTGCGGTCGTGTCTGATCTTCGCGGTCCAGGTCGACGGCCAGCAGGTGACCACGGTCGAGGGGATCGCCGGCCCCGATGGTGAACTCTCGCCGGTGCAGGCGGCGCTGCGCGAGTGCCACGGCCTGCAATGTGGTTTTTGCACACCGGGTTTCGTCACCTCGATCACCGCGCTTTTGCGCGACAACCCCAATCCCACCGACCAGGAGATACGTGACGGACTGTCGGGGAATTTCTGCCGTTGCACCGGGTATCAGGGCATCGTCAACGCCGTGCACCGGGCCGCCGAACTGATGTCGGGCGCGTCCGCTCGCTCCTGA
- a CDS encoding MBL fold metallo-hydrolase yields the protein MHTAVDEIADGMFRLSTWVPGITEHGFTFNQFLLTGEQPFLFHCGTRQLFPLVSEAIGKVIPLERLRWISFAHVEADECGAVNLLLDAAPNAEVIHSPLACMVSLNDLCDRPPVVASENAPHDIGGHRLRFIPTPHVPHNWESALWFDETTSTLLAGDLLTHTGQCPALTESDCVATALEAEAVFHATALSTNLGPTLEQLARLQPTTLALMHGASFAGEGAAQLRSLARGYAAMAG from the coding sequence CTGCACACAGCCGTCGATGAAATCGCCGATGGCATGTTCCGGCTTTCCACCTGGGTACCGGGCATCACCGAGCACGGGTTCACGTTCAACCAATTCCTGCTGACCGGCGAGCAGCCGTTTCTGTTCCACTGCGGCACGCGGCAACTCTTTCCGCTGGTGTCCGAAGCGATCGGCAAGGTGATCCCGCTGGAGCGGCTGCGCTGGATTTCGTTCGCCCACGTCGAGGCCGACGAATGCGGCGCGGTCAACCTGCTGCTCGACGCCGCGCCGAACGCCGAGGTCATCCACAGCCCACTGGCATGCATGGTGTCGCTGAACGATTTGTGTGACCGCCCGCCCGTCGTCGCTTCGGAAAACGCGCCACACGACATCGGCGGGCACCGACTGCGCTTCATCCCCACCCCGCACGTGCCGCACAACTGGGAAAGCGCACTATGGTTTGACGAAACCACCTCCACACTGCTGGCCGGGGATCTGCTCACCCACACCGGTCAATGTCCTGCTCTGACCGAATCAGATTGCGTCGCAACAGCTTTGGAGGCCGAAGCGGTATTCCACGCCACCGCATTGAGCACGAACCTGGGACCAACGCTCGAGCAGCTCGCGCGATTGCAACCCACCACGTTGGCCCTGATGCACGGCGCCTCCTTCGCCGGTGAGGGCGCTGCACAACTGCGCAGTCTCGCCCGCGGCTACGCGGCCATGGCCGGCTGA
- a CDS encoding LLM class F420-dependent oxidoreductase, which translates to MDFRVFVEPQQGASYTDQLVVARAAEALGYSGFFRSDHYVAMSGDGMPGPTDSWVTLGALARETSSIRLGTLVTSATFRHPGPLAVSVAQVDAMSGGRVEIGIGTGWFEREHQAYGIPFPPPGERFARLTEQLEIVTGLWNTPPGQTFNYAGTYYALCDCPALPKPVQRPHPPIIIGGLGAKRTPALAATFADEFNVPFARLDTVQAQYQRVADAVDSVGRSPDSMTYSAAFVLCAGRDDAELARRAAAIGRELAEMRSNSPLVGTPPEIVERLGPFAAAGVQRVYLQLLDLADLDHLELFAAEVIRQL; encoded by the coding sequence GTGGACTTTCGGGTATTCGTCGAACCTCAGCAAGGTGCCAGCTACACCGACCAGCTTGTCGTCGCCCGGGCCGCGGAAGCGCTCGGTTACTCGGGGTTTTTCCGGTCCGACCACTACGTGGCGATGAGCGGCGATGGGATGCCGGGGCCCACCGATTCCTGGGTGACGCTCGGTGCCCTCGCCCGAGAGACGTCGTCGATTCGGCTGGGCACGCTGGTCACGTCGGCGACATTTCGCCACCCCGGGCCGCTGGCCGTGTCGGTGGCGCAGGTCGACGCGATGAGCGGCGGGCGGGTGGAGATCGGCATCGGCACCGGCTGGTTCGAACGCGAGCACCAGGCCTATGGGATTCCGTTCCCGCCGCCGGGCGAGCGTTTCGCCCGGCTGACCGAACAGCTGGAAATCGTCACCGGACTGTGGAACACGCCGCCGGGCCAGACATTCAACTACGCCGGAACTTATTACGCACTGTGTGACTGTCCGGCGCTGCCCAAGCCCGTGCAGCGCCCGCATCCGCCGATCATCATCGGCGGGCTAGGCGCCAAGCGCACGCCGGCGCTGGCCGCAACCTTCGCCGACGAGTTCAACGTGCCGTTCGCAAGGCTGGACACCGTGCAGGCCCAGTACCAGCGGGTGGCCGACGCGGTCGACTCGGTTGGCCGTTCCCCGGACTCGATGACGTATTCTGCCGCGTTTGTGCTCTGCGCCGGGCGTGACGACGCCGAGCTGGCCCGCCGAGCCGCTGCCATTGGCCGCGAGCTTGCCGAGATGCGCTCCAACTCCCCGCTGGTGGGCACGCCGCCGGAAATTGTCGAGCGCCTTGGTCCGTTCGCCGCCGCCGGTGTGCAGCGGGTGTACCTGCAACTGCTGGACCTGGCTGACCTCGATCACCTGGAGTTGTTTGCCGCCGAGGTGATACGCCAGCTCTGA